GACCGCAAGGGTCTCCCCTACGCGATCAATATCCTTCCGGAAGTCTGTTAACCGCTTCGTTGGTTCCGTATTTTGCGTCTTGAGTTACGAACTCCATCAATCTGCTCATCACCCGATATCTGCTCAGATAATAAACACGGCTTTTATTCCCAAGCTTTGTAATCAGGTAAACCTCGTCGTCACCGCCAGCTTCGGACTCGTTTGTTTTCGGGATAACCGTCAGCTTTGCCTCCGATGATAAATATACCTCAATCTTTTCGGCAGATTCATATCGCGGCGAAATGTAAAGTCTTTTGCGTTCCGTTATGGTGAAAAGAGAGCGCATTACCTCGGTATTCTGCCCGTTTAAATGAAATATACTTTCGGTTCCGCCGGCATCTCTGACAACCGAATAGCACGAGCTGTTTGTGATTGCATCGGCTGTATATGCAGTAAGCTCATTTTCATATGAGTAATAATCGTATCTGTCGGCAACAGCGAATATCACCGCGCCTATACATGCCGCCAAAAACACAAAAACGGAAGCTATCAGAATTTTACCCTTTATCATATTATTAATGACCTTTTTCCCTTACCGGAATTTTATACAAACCATATGTTTGTGCAGAACAATATTATCAGAAAGCCTATAAGTCCGAATATCAGCGCCACGACAAGCCCGGCGAGCATAGCGTTAAGCACCATTCCCACAGACTCCCGCCGTGTCATTTTTTCTGGCTCATTGGCAGAATCAGCTGCCTTTTCCGTTTCTACGGCAGAATGATCTTTCTTTTTTTTATACGCCTTGAGAAAACCGATGAAGTGCCGCGACGAATCCGGCATTCCATCAATATTCATATTCGCGATGACTCTCCCGTCATCATCCTCGTATTTATTATGCTTTTTTGACATATTATTTATCATATAAATGGCAGCTTACCGTGTGCCCGCCGCCGATATCTATTGTTTTTGGTTTTTCACATTTACATCTTTCGGTACAGTATCCGCATCTGGTGTGAAATTTGCATCCGGAAGGCGGCTTTACGGGCGAAGGGATCGAGCCTTCGAGAATTATGCGATTCATCTTTACGGTCGGATCCGGAACCGGAATCGCGCTGAACAACGCCTTTGTGTACGGATGCAGAGGATTTGAAAATATCTCATCCTTTGTACCGAATTCGACAAGATTGCCGAGATACATAACTCCGACAGTATCGGAAATATGCTCTACAACCGAAAGGTCGTGAGAAATGAACAAATATGTCAGCTTGAATTCATTCTGAAGATCCTTCAACAGGTTGATTATCTGGGCCTGTATCGAAACGTCCAGAGCTGAAACAGGCTCATCGCAAACAACAAAATCCGGATTAAGCGCAAGAGCGCGGGCAATACATATCCTCTGACGCTGTCCGCCGGAAAATTCATGAGGATATCTGTCCTTGTGATATGTCCTCAGTCCGCAAGCGTTCATTATTTTCGTAATGTACGAATCATACTCCGCTTCCGGCACGATTTTATGCTCTCTGACAGCTTCTCCGATTATTTCACCGACAGGAAGACGAGGCGACAGACTTGAATACGGATCCTGAAAGATGATTTGCATCTTCGGTCTGAGCTTTATCATTTCTTTTTTTGACAGATCATAAATCTCTCTGCCATCAAAAAGAACCTGTCCGTCGGTCTTCGGCGTCAGCCGCAGAATGGTGCGGCCGATCGTCGTTTTACCGCAGCCGGATTCGCCGACAAGCCCCATGGTCTGACCTCTTTTTATAGAAAAAGTAACGCCGTCGACCGCCTTCACATATGCGCAGATTTTTGACAACATACCGCCCTTGATCGGAAAATAAGTGCGCAGAGCATTTACTTCCAACAGATTTTCCGGATCATGCTTGATCGGTGTAAACACATTCTTAGCAAGAAGCTCAGCCATATTATTTATCCTCCTTTCCGTTTTCACCTGACGCGGCATCAAACAGGTAGCATGACACATAGTGCGTTTCGGTAATTTTTATTTCGGGAGGATATTTTCCGCAGCATTTTTCTCCGCATCTATTGCATCTGTCTTTAAAATAACAATAATCGGGCATATTTATCGGATTGGGAACCTTTCCAGGAATGCTGTAAAGCTTTTCAACGCGTTTGTTTACTACCGGCTTGCTCTCCATAAGACCGATCGTATACGGGTGGCGCGGGTCTTTGAAAACCTCCAATGCTGATCCTTTTTCCACGACCTTTCCGGCATACATGACAACGACAAAATCTGCCATTTCAGCAATGACTCCGAGGTCATGGGTGATCAGCATTATACTTGAATTAATCCTGTCCTTAAGCCCGCGTAAAAGATCAAGTATCTGCGCCTGAATTGTCACATCAAGCGCGGTCGTCGGCTCATCGGCAATAATAAGCTTTGGCGAGCATGAAAGCGCCATGGCGATCATGACTCTTTGGCGCATGCCGCCGGACAGCTCGTGAGGGTACATTTTATAAACACCCTCTGCGTTTGAGATGCCAACCATCTCCAGCATCTGTATTGAACGCGTTTTCACGTCCTCTCTGGACATGCCGTTATTGTGCAGAAGAATGACCTCGTCGAGCTGCATCCCTATACGGAATATCGGATTCAGGCTCGTCATAGGTTCCTGGAAGATCATTGATATTTTATTGCCGCGGATCGTCTGCATAAACTTAGTGGGAGCCTTTGCTATATCGTAGACTCCGTCGCCGCTGTCAAAACGGATCGCTCCGCTTACTATCTGACCCTGCGGCCGCTGAACCAGGTGCATCAGGGAAAGGCTTGTCACCGATTTGCCGCAGCCTGATTCCCCGACAATTCCGACAGTCTTTCCCTTCGGAACCTCAAAGGTAACCCCGTCAACAGCCTTAACAGTGCCTATATCAGTAAAGAAATATGTGTGAAGATCATCATATTCTACGACATTGTCCGGATTTTTCATCTCTGTGGTAAATTCAGATATATTATATTTTTTTCTGCTTCGCTTTTTTTCGAGTTCATTTGTTATTTTTCTGTTTTTTCTGGATATCGCGCGAACTTCCTTCGCGGAAAGGTAGTTTACGCTTTTTACTGTTTTTTTCTCGTTTGCCAAAACGCTCACCTACCTTTTCATTTTAGGATCAAAGGCGTCGCGAAGTCCGTCGCCGATAAAGTTGAATCCGAGCACCGTGATCAATATCAAAAAACCGGCCGGTATCCATACAAACCAATAATTGCCGAGAATATAAGGATCGTTGACGGCATTTATTATATTGCCCCACGAAGCGTAGGGGTATTTAACGCCGAGATTTAAAAAGCTCAGTGTCGCTTCGGTAAGAATAACGCCGCCGAGACCCATTGTAGCGTATACGATAAGCTGAGGAATGACGTTTGGGACAAGATGCTTGAATATTCTTCTCGTTACGGAAAGGCCGGTCGCCTCTGTCGCGGTCATAAATTCCTGCTCGCGTAAAGAAAGAATCTGTCCTCTTACGACTCTTGCGATCCCTGTCCACCCTGTTATTCCGAGAATAACCATTAAAAGAGCGATTCGTGTCCCGTTTGTTATCTGAAGCGTACTTAAAAAAGCGCTCAGTATTATGTAAAGCGGCAGCGTAGGGATGCAGTTCATGGTATCAACTAAACGCATGAATACTGTATCGATCCAGCCGCCGAAATACCCGGACAGACCGCCGATGATCACGCCCATGAAAACCTCAATGAAAATCACTATGAAGCCGATTACAAGAGAAACGCGTCCGCCGTACATAAGCCTGACTAGCATATCCATCCCGTTTCCGTCTGTTCCGACCGGATGCATTGCGGACGGAAATGCATACGAATCAAGCAGATCGGTGACACGTTCGGTTTTTATTGAGTATTCCATTTCTTTGCGTGTGATCGAATATACCGCCCGGGCACCGTCCGCATCTGTAAATGAAAATTCCTTCAGATCGGCGGCAATCGCTTTGTATACTTCCGTTTTGTATTCCAGTGACAGAAATATATCCTGTGAATATGGGGTCACAATGAATTTTGATATGCGTGCGAATGGCTTGCCATTAAGACTCAAATTATAAGCGTCAAAGTCATTATCGTGCTGTATTGAATATTCTTTTCCGTCAAGCCCGAAT
This genomic window from Oscillospiraceae bacterium contains:
- a CDS encoding oligopeptide/dipeptide ABC transporter ATP-binding protein, whose product is MAELLAKNVFTPIKHDPENLLEVNALRTYFPIKGGMLSKICAYVKAVDGVTFSIKRGQTMGLVGESGCGKTTIGRTILRLTPKTDGQVLFDGREIYDLSKKEMIKLRPKMQIIFQDPYSSLSPRLPVGEIIGEAVREHKIVPEAEYDSYITKIMNACGLRTYHKDRYPHEFSGGQRQRICIARALALNPDFVVCDEPVSALDVSIQAQIINLLKDLQNEFKLTYLFISHDLSVVEHISDTVGVMYLGNLVEFGTKDEIFSNPLHPYTKALFSAIPVPDPTVKMNRIILEGSIPSPVKPPSGCKFHTRCGYCTERCKCEKPKTIDIGGGHTVSCHLYDK
- a CDS encoding ABC transporter ATP-binding protein, with the protein product MANEKKTVKSVNYLSAKEVRAISRKNRKITNELEKKRSRKKYNISEFTTEMKNPDNVVEYDDLHTYFFTDIGTVKAVDGVTFEVPKGKTVGIVGESGCGKSVTSLSLMHLVQRPQGQIVSGAIRFDSGDGVYDIAKAPTKFMQTIRGNKISMIFQEPMTSLNPIFRIGMQLDEVILLHNNGMSREDVKTRSIQMLEMVGISNAEGVYKMYPHELSGGMRQRVMIAMALSCSPKLIIADEPTTALDVTIQAQILDLLRGLKDRINSSIMLITHDLGVIAEMADFVVVMYAGKVVEKGSALEVFKDPRHPYTIGLMESKPVVNKRVEKLYSIPGKVPNPINMPDYCYFKDRCNRCGEKCCGKYPPEIKITETHYVSCYLFDAASGENGKEDK
- a CDS encoding ABC transporter permease; this translates as MLKNDRNKNGENKTNDDINDESGHISESSSLDDEQRVKLLSPGMLVAKRFIRNRLAVLGLIIIIIMFTFAFIGGIVNPYGEAEQFFKKEKAVANYAGATFNNTLYWIAKKGIESESFGSINRVDLAKAIEAKNEIFNTQIKSKTVTFKIEKLGEDSYNLLRLKTEVTVNTIAGKNEFEPAADTKIVVDDRFKEAYEKAVSDKKTSMVYDGTEYLLKTAKRESFVFTYEGAVILSKSVISFADPLSVNSYELQYNTIKALTEGVSSFGLDGKEYSIQHDNDFDAYNLSLNGKPFARISKFIVTPYSQDIFLSLEYKTEVYKAIAADLKEFSFTDADGARAVYSITRKEMEYSIKTERVTDLLDSYAFPSAMHPVGTDGNGMDMLVRLMYGGRVSLVIGFIVIFIEVFMGVIIGGLSGYFGGWIDTVFMRLVDTMNCIPTLPLYIILSAFLSTLQITNGTRIALLMVILGITGWTGIARVVRGQILSLREQEFMTATEATGLSVTRRIFKHLVPNVIPQLIVYATMGLGGVILTEATLSFLNLGVKYPYASWGNIINAVNDPYILGNYWFVWIPAGFLILITVLGFNFIGDGLRDAFDPKMKR